Within the Anguilla rostrata isolate EN2019 chromosome 6, ASM1855537v3, whole genome shotgun sequence genome, the region GCAGTAGCTGTAAAGCTGGCTCTGTCACGCAAAGTTACCACCTAGCCCTGTTTTGAGCCAGGGACAACCCTGTATTGAACTGAATTCACCAGGTGTGCAACCGCTTTAAGACTCTTATTAACTACAGAGGTTTCCACAGAAGTTTTTGGATTTCCTGTTAAAATTTGTCACAACTCTCTAGTATTATTACTGTGAAGTattatattatgtgtgtgtgtgtgtgtgtgtgaagcatttgatgtcattattttcaaatgtatcccataaataaaattgtttttgtattttacactGCGTGGATTTAAATAGAATAACTTTAAATTCAGGGATTCTCTAATACGATACAAAAACATTGTGGAAAATGGTTTGCCTTTGCACCCAGTCAGATTGTAAGTGAAGCCGGTTACAGCCAGCCTGCAGCGCAGTGAAGCTCCACCCTCTGTCTTTGGCATCTGGTGAATCCGGTCTGCTCAGGGCTTTGGCCTTATTCTCTTCCCCCGAAGTTCTGCTGAACCCTGGTACAGATTGTCAGAAAGGAAACAACAAAGcccaaaaatgcacacacacgcaaaggaACACATCCGCACAAatgcactcacatacgcacacacatacgcgcgctctctcactcacgtATGCACATGTTGACCAAACAGCAGAGGCACGTAGAAATGCACTGATTAACACGCAAGAAAaattcttttaaatgtttttttctattgtgtctgaaagaattttttttatttacccagAGCACCATGCATTTATTGCATCAGTGAGGGCTTTATCTCGTATCTGATTTGAGGACGGCGTGTATGTGAGATAGCGCTTTTGCCTTTGCTTTCGTTTTCGCACGTGCCTTAGACATAATCTGTTTGCGTAAAATCCTGTGGCTGATTGCTCTCTGCTTCAGAGATATCCTGCGCAGGCTACGTGAACTATGCTGTGTGGAAAACTGGCGGGGCCTGTGCCGTGCGTTCACACCTGCCTGAGCAACAAACACAAAGGATGCCCTGGTGGGAGTGGCCTGACCCCATGGCAACAGTGACTAAATGCCATTTCCCTTAAAGCAGGTTTCCCGGTAGAGCCAGAAATTGCAACAACAGTTTGCCTGAGATAAGCTGTTGCTTTCAGTAGATGTCCATTGATGATGGTTCACGAAAGAAGCCATGGTGGATCTACACGTCGGACAAGGCGAGATCAGAACCTATACCAGAAGTAATATATTTTCCGTGGCTTAGGGTACTTATCTTAGCAAAGCATTAAGTTTCTGTCTCCGAAATATGGGTACAGTTTGCAATGGAAAGGTGTTGGAGTTTTCGCTCAGTTAAAGGCAAGCCAGAAGACTGGTAAgggctgtgtttctctgttcgGCAAGTTTTTAAAGGTAACCCAATTTGTCATGTTGAgatttttagtttctttttcgTGAAGCCTTCATACCTTACTAGTTCTAAAtgggaaaactgatttttatatCAACACTGATCAAAAACtgatttcaatgttttttaCTGGCAGGGGATACACAATattatttagaaatgaaaaactCTCGAAGAACTGTGCAATTCTGGAAAGAGAATGTCATAtcttgtttgtctgtttgactGATTTAGCCTTTAAAACTCATGCTCAGACTAAAGTGCTGTTAACACAGGataacaaattatatttatactCAACACAAAGTGTTTTAGTTTAAGTAAAGGGCCTCtttatgagtgtgtatatgtgtatgtctgcCAAACGCTCTTATTGTGGGGCTGTGGGATTCTGAGAATTACTTTGAGAATACATTTTCCATGTCTGCTTCTTGCTAATTTAGTCATAATTCATGACTCATGAATTATGACTTCATGTAGCTAAACTTTAAAATCTGTCTCAACTGCTATACTCCAGTTACGCTGACTCGAATTAGCATGTTTAATTGTAGATGAGCTTATGCTGACATAATACACCCCAATAATATTGATGACAACATCCTCACCCTTGTTAGGGGTAAGCGAGCTAAAGATGGTCACACAATATAAGCTATTTGTTGTGAAGTATTCAGACTGGAAAAGCAGACTTATTATATAGCTGGCTTAATATAGACTCACCGCATACACCCAAGGAGGAAGTACTCACTTAAATTAGTCTGTCAGTCAGATTACTGTACCTCCCCCGTGTTATCACTACCCTGTAGGGATAGGTTGATGCTGAGCACCAACCAAGGGTTCATCAGCCCAGCTAGCTTGCGTCAGCCCTTTTGTTTTCTATGAATTTTGTTTGCTATCAAAAACAACTGTATTAttaccaccaccagcagcagcattaCCAGGTATACATGGCAAAAATgtgttataataattattttaatgtatttgtaatgaataaaacaaaaattcttGCAAACAAACATAACTTTaatcatttcattattaaagTAAGAGAGATTTGAATACACAGTCTAGTGTGAGATCGCTGGAAGTTGAGGCTAACAAGCAAGGCTTTGCTAACAGTATTAGGACTGAGATGGGCAGCTGCCATTCCTTGGCAGTAGATGCAGTCGGCCGGTGTCTGGTCAGCATGTTGATGGCTGATTTCATTACTGGACCTGAGGCTGTTTGTTGTCTGTGTACATTGACTGAGTAAAAGCTGGAAAAGTAGGTTCTGCTGTGGCACAGAAACCCCCGTGAGACCCAAGACCAAGCACCCTAAATAACGTAGCATCTAGAATCAGAAGATAAAGTGCctctttttctcatttgctCATCTGCTTCAATCTCACGTCTTATGGGGACTGCTAACCGGCTAAACGGTCGTTAGAAGTGCTGTGGGTGGTGGCAGTGGAGAGCAGTTCTGGAGATCCATCAGCCTGCTCTAAGCCATGAGAAGCTGTCTGATTCTGGACTCACATGTGTATGTCCTTTCTTCCAGCTACACAGTGGAAGGGGGTGGGAGGCTGAGGAAAGTGAAGAGCAAGAGCAGGCTTGAACCCATGAAAGTAGAGAGTGTGGAGGACGCCCAGCTGGAGATACAGGAGCTCAACAAGAGCCTCAGCAGGCAGACTCcaatcaggtgtgtgtgtgtgtgtgcgtgtgtgtgtgtgtttacgtgtgtgtgtgcgtgcgtgtgtgtgtgtgtgtatgcgcacgcaGGCATGCATGTTTCATCATGCTGGAATAAGAAAGCCCTATTACTGGACAGTAACAGTTCCGTGCATGCCAATTTGTCTATTTCTGTCCCTGTTCATTTGTTCAAAATCCTGTACATATACATTTCCTGTTCATAATTCTTCATTTTgaattatacaaaaaatatacattgaagatgttttaaaagaatatatGATTAGGCCCTTTTTCTACTAAATAAGTTTTTGCCTGAATCATTCTGGTGTTTTCTGGTTCCTCAGCTCACAGACCATTGATGAGAGAGGCTTTGAAAGGTCTGAAAGCGATGTCACACGGAGTGTAAGTTCCTGTAATTTTACTCCAGTATTTTCGCACGCCCAGCTGCTCACAAGAAACACCAGGGAAAAGTGATGTAACATAAAATTTTTTTCGaggtttaaatattttatttatggcaGTCTGATGAAAATCAAACCATCCTTTGAGCTGTCATGTTCTTTTCAAAGCATAAATGGATTGATGGTGTCTGAAAACAAAGCACGCTGTCAATTCTGACCTTCAAAACGCATGCCATTTTGATGCCTGTAATTGTTTGATCTTCATGGTTGTGTttgcttctcttcctcttttacAATGCAGAGTTTTATCAAGCACAACAAGACATTCCACAAGATTTTCCTAGACATTCCTGAGGGCGAGGAATTAACACATGGTGAGCTGGTCTAAGCCTTAAACCGAAAAATCCTGTTTATTGCTTGGCACatagaattaattaattagtacAACCAAAACAGTACAACCCTATCTCCCCTGTCCACACCCGATTGTTGGTAGCACAGTCGCTATATGTTTAGCCCGAATGGATAGGATGTCGATCGGGTCCATTTTTTTAGTTACATTTTTGAAGAGGTGCCGGGGCACTGAAACGTGACAAATGGAAAATCGATGTTATCTGTTCTGCGTCATGAACATATGAGGTGGTTGTGGGAGGCCTTTACGTAACACAGGTATGCCCTTCCTTCCACAGCTTTCACCTGTGCCCTGCAGAAGGAGGTGCTCTATCAAGGCAAGCTCTTTGTGTCGGATAATTACGTGTGCTTCTACTCCTCTGTGCTGCTCAAGGAAACCAGAGTAAGTATTTAACCCTTTACATGCCACCTGGGTAAACTGTTTTCTGAAGTGTACTGCATCTATCATTTATCAGCCTTCTAAAGACAATTCCAGAGGTTTCAGGCATCCATAAAAAATTGAGGAGGCACTGATATTACCTTAAATCTGATTATATTCTTATTTCAGTAGAGTCTTTCCCTGAATATTCACACAAATAACAATATTCATACAAATATCATTTATAGATacagaaaaaatacttttatataGGCTGTATATATTTAGAATAACGAGAAATGTATTAACTGGAGTGATTCATCTTCGGTAGCCATTTTGAGCACAGGCTGTTGCTAATAGCACTACAGAGCAGGATTTATATGTTGTCTTTGGttttaagatttaaataaaaatgtgcaattaacTTAGCAACAAAATCTGTGGGATTCTAAATGCTGCCTTCATGTGCATCTGCTAGTAGAGATGAATCCTTACAGCATAATTGTAATCTCGGCTAATGTAAAATGAACACAACATCAACTCAGCATTCTCTTGCCTTGTGGGAAGTTTAAAGCAATGAATGGGTTGGTGTATTAAGCTTGCATATTCAGCTGAACGCTCATTCTAAAAAGCCGTCATTTGATTGCCTTGCGACCGCAGTATTgctttgcttaaaaaaacaaaaaacaatatggaTAATACTTATACCAAACTTTGTTTGAATTGTCCAATAAGGTTAAGGgctgttctgttttcctttcctaGGTGGTGATCCATGTATCTAATGTGCAAGCAGTGAAGAAGCAGAACACAGCCCGAGTGGTGCCCAACGCCCTGTCAATCCACACCAACGAGGGGGAGAAGGTGAGCACCGTCACCACGGTCACACCTCTGGGCCTCTGAATGGCCCCGCCGTGGTGAACAGTCCTTCAGGAATGAAACCAAACCAGCTGCTAAAAATGCTGTAGCGTAGCAAACGTAGCATGCATTTACatcattcatttgtaaaatgaaaacactttgAACTGTGTAATGATGTATTAAGGCCGCCATTCTTCTTGCATTTCAgtatttgtttgtgtctttACGGAACCGCGAGGCCTGCTACAAGttactgtgctcagtgtgtccGAACGTGGTGGTACGTACAATAGGGCTGTGTCACGCTACATTATTAGGTCACTTGGCCTGGTCCCGGACAGGGCCTTGGCAGCCACGGATCAGTAACGGTTCTATCTGGTGGTTTTGTTTATAGGAAAAGAGCGGTCAGAACAGCCCGGTTGCCTCCTCAGCAGAGAATGGCATTGATCCCGGGAAGGACTCAGTAAGTCTACTCTATCagcctttatttttaatgagctTCCCTAACTGTAACTTAGTTTGGTTATGGAACTTTCTGGGTTTCTGGTGTGTCGTGAGAGTCAGTGgttctctctcttctgcatGTTTACAGAACTCAAGTGAGTCAAGTCTGGAGGACACTCCGAATCACCTGGATGACAGAAACCGCAGCGTCCAGTTGAAAGCACCCTTGCCCAAGCTGATCAGAAGTGAGTGTCTCCTTAACATGGGCCCCCGACCCATGGTTTGCTGTGGCCTTGGTGGTGTTAGGTGGGCGGTGAGGCTGGTGAGACGAGACTGAGGTATCAGGTGATGATACTGCAAGTGAATACCGCAGCAGCGATGAATCAGTTGATGCTAGTGAAAGCAATTACCTCAGTAGCGAGATGTATGAGTTTTCTTCATGATACCCACAGCCTCAAGGACTCGTCAGAGCAGCTCAACTTCTACAGACAATGACGAGAGTTCCAGTGACGAAAACACAGGTATCCCCTGCATTAaatgtgtacagacacacacacacacacataccatttaAGTGGCTGTAGATATATTGAGGTTAGTGTAGATTAGAAGTCTCTTATCACCAAGTAATTATGGACACATTTTCCCATTTGTTTATTAAACCATTGATTGAACAGCTCGTATTGGATGTTTGTACTTCTGTTTCTATTGGTTGCTTCAAGACACACaccacgcgcacacatacaataTTTAATGACAGTGTCAACAGCTACCTCTGCGATAATGGTAACATAAACTGGGCTAGACCTTGTTGCACTGTCTGTTGGGCAGCTGTGTAGTCAGGGATTATATTTCTGGCCATGGcactttctgtgctgtgatcttATATCTGTCTGTAACCCAGTCAGAATAAagtggaaaaatacataaggacAGAGTGCCTctcgttttattttaaaaagtcacaaaaatggagcatcgcgtagttctggcaggccacgagaatcaagcgctccggctgaatcagctgatggctcagctgagtgatgttcgcctatcacagtacattcactaacagggcggtctacttaaacagcctccctctactcattcggctgctcctcctgcatgcaagcgctgcacgttgcttcgtaaatcccctccaccgccccagctccatccccatgcgtcaagaatttgcatttctccattcctatgtgttaagaatttgtactgctccatccctatgtgttaagaaattgcattgctccatccctatgtgttaagaacttgctttgctgctggatctgttctgtgtgtacccctctaggggggtttggctgctggcctcccagccTTATCCACgtgggctgcgtggttggcgggagagctccagaacagagccataccgccaaacataactgtattgcctttattgtcaataaagttctactttgatgacagtggtcctgacagaaacaaCCAAAGTTTCTTTCAAGAGCACAACAGTCCTGTATGAACTGTTGTGCTCTTGTTCTTTTTTACAGAGCCGTCTTGGATTTGGTCCGTAACAGAGAAGGTCAAGTCCCTCCTCGTACTGAGAGAGTCCAATAACTTCAACCTCCTCCTCTGCATCTACCTACTTCTGTGAGTCCCATTCCCTCACTTTCACATGCTTTACAGTATACTGTGACGCCGTTGCATCTGATTCTAGTTCCACCCGCTTTAGCTCGCACGCACAGTCACAGTGGTCAAAAAGTAGCTACGTGAGATATATTAAAATGATTGGCACATTGTTGGCATTTCTCAGATAATCACATGCCACTTGTAATCATCACAATCATTTCTAGATCGCATCAGTCCGGTGATTTGGAATGGGGTGTTTCTGAGCCCGTGAGCCCCCTGCTCTGGTGGCCGTGTGACAGTGTGACGCATGCTCTCCGGTGAGGGGGGTCTGAGTGCTCATTTGCTGTTTCGCGCAGGGTGCTGCTTCTCGTGCTGACGTCGGGGTACATCGGCCTGCGCATCATGGctctggaggagcagctgagcTCCATGGGGGCGCTGCCCGAGTTCTCTCTGCAGAGCGGGTAAGTCCCTGAATTCCCCCTAACCTACCCCCATCCCCTTTAATGTATCCTTCTCCTTCCATATAAGGTTTCACACATTATATGCAGTAGAGGTCCAGAGACTGTATCTCAGGGCTCcacacactgtatacagtaGAGGTCCAGAGACTGTATCTCAGGGCTCcacacactgtatacagtaGAGGTTCAGAGACTGTATCTCAGAGCTCAACACACTGTTTACAGTAGAGGTCCAGAGGCTATATTTCAGGGCTCAACATGCTGTTTACAGTAGATGTCCAGAGACTGTATCTCAGGGCTccacacacagtttacagtaGAGGTCCAGAGGCTATATTTCAGGGCTCAACATGCTGTTTACAGTAGATGTCCAGAGACTGTATTTCAGGGttccacatactgtatacagtagAGGTCATGAGACTGTATTTCAAGGTTCcacacactgtatacagtaGAGGTCTAGAGACTGTATTTCAGGGCTCCACACACTGTGTACAGTAGAGGTCCAGAGGCTGTATTTCAGGGCTCCACACACTCTACGGAGGTATCCTAATGTGCCAGTAGACCACCTATACCTGGAAACCAAATTAAATCCCCTCATTAGAAACCTGGGTCAGAAGACAAGGCAGTAAATCCAAATCTGAAAAAAAGTATCAACAACTATATTTGCTCATAATTATCCCACTTCCTGGATTGTAAAGCATTTGAACGTTGAGGtgaatgtataattatttttctgtttcatttgtcATGATCCATACCTTCCCATTCCTTACTTTCCATTCCATATTTCCTGCATACGTTTTCAATACTTTTCCATATTacttattttatgcattttattaacAAATCTTGGGGTTGATGAGCATCTCCTAAGTTCTGTTCCACCCAAGCCTTTTCTTTTGTAAACATTTGACATGACAAAAGTATGTTGCTCTACATACCATCAATTGTCATagtttaatatataattaaataaaaaaacaatcaaagcaGAAGGAATTTTTTAATGAGACAGTGAAACAGTGAGCCTTGGCAAAGGGCATTACTCTTAGCTTAAATTCTACAAAAGGAATGCTGTAAGACTTTCTGAGGTATTTAAGTCTGTACCTCCGGGAGAAAATGGACTCCACCGTGTCATATCATCTGATTGTTTGCTTGAAATCACTCCACTATCACCTCTCACATAGCCCTCCCATTCTGGGTGGAGCTAACCTCCTCCTTCGAGGGATATCATAATGTCGTTTGACTCCCGTTTTGTTTAATATGTAGTAGAACCAGGGcttcaaaatcagttttttttttttgtaataaaagcTGAAGATTTATTGAAAGTGGGGATAATAGGCATTTCTGTGAAAGTGGATTTTTGTGCACTTGTGTGGTGGAGGGCGTGTTCTGAGGGTACAGTGACCTGATCGTTCCTTCCTTTTTCTCAGGTACAAAGACACATAGCCTTTTGGACAaggaaaatgaagaaagacGATTGCTTGACTCATTCAGTGGACAATACTGGAGACCTTTTTtgtcatcatttaaaatataagtgATGCCCCAGTACCTATTTGCAAAATTCCACCTCCTCTGtaaatggttttttaaaaggCGGGGGTAGGACCACTGAGAGTATAGCCAGACACCAGTGGTGTTTTTTTAGGAGTCGCATGGCTCCCTTGGGCAAGTGGAGCAGTGTGGTTATTTCCCTTGTGAAACCAAAGACAGCAGGCCTGTCTGCGGCTAAGTCCTCACTTTGGGGACCGTTCAGTTTTACACGTTCGATGAGCATGttgtacttttgtatttttttttaacatactttGTTATGTATTCTTCTGAAAGCAAAAGAGATAGAGTGTAACCTTTGTTATGTCAGAAGGAGCAGAATGTACTTTTTTTGGAATAAACTACTTTAAGTACTGtgtcacagaaaaacaaatagtGTGCATTTGGAGTATCACAAAAACCATGCTTAATTTTATGTGGCCCTTCTACATTTCTACAAGTGACCTTTTAAAGTCTTGTAGATCAGGAATGTTGTCTGTCTCAGTTTTACATCTTGGCTGAAAGcttaatatatgaatataaactgaGTGAAAGGCTTTACTTTGTTCTTTAATAACAAATCTGTTCAAAttccaataataataagaatatgacttttacatttacaaaagacTCCACATTGCAGTAAGTACTCTATCAGACATATAAGTTAATGTCACATAGAATATGTGACATTATATGTTGTCATATTTGCAACATATACCAGGcattacaaaaatgtacaaaaatatgaatgtgtgtttttttttgttttttttttagaatttgaGACCTGATTCTGAATCCTGAGACCTGgcataaaaaaagatgaaagttaaaatattaatttcatttttgacataatCCAAGTATCTTGGATGATAAAAAcatgttgcattaaaaatattatcaaaccattatttaattattttttttactgaatgtccattgtgtaggtttcagcacagtATAACATTTGGTtattgagattaagaccagataCCTATGCCCCCTACAGGGGACTAAAATTAATTGCCAGGGTTTAggatataaaaaatgtttttcatgtaGAATACTGTCATATTTTACCATgtattgcattttcattcattcctgTTCTTCAATAAAGACCGTTTTTTAAAGTATGTCTGCTGACATAATTGTTACGAATTCTTTCTGTGATGTTGCCAATATTAGTCCTAGCTGTATTAGCTAGGACTAATCAGCCAAATGGTTTGTCCTATATATAGTGCTTTTTGGAATAACCTACAAAATTGGGATTGCAGTATAGCAGTGGTTCTTAACTCTGCTCCTGGACATCTACTGTCGTGTAAGTTTTAATTTGGCTCACATaattctactaatcagcagctcaacaagatctctagctgttgattGAGGTGTGCattgtttgggttggagtgaaacatCTACAGGAAAACCTGCTGAATGTTTACAAAGTGCAACAACTGTAGCATTCATTAATAACCACCATTACACAGTATTAAGAAATAACACGACACACGATAATCCCCTCCCCCTGGTTATCAGTGCCATCAGTACATCGGCTCTCATCACTATTAAGTCTGATCACCTTAACCACCATATGTTAGGccttaaaaatggctttaactGTTGCACACTTACACAATTAAACGATTAAGCAAAGCATTGATTAGTaggcagtcttttttttttcatggtctCTCATGTTATTGGATAGAAAATACCTGAAGCTTCCACAGTTCAAAGGACAAATCCTATTGTTTATGATGGTCTTTGTTTAATTCACAATCAGGACAGTAatacaaaatgataaatatcaACAATTAGTAATAGCTCGTGCAGGTCCTTCAAAAAAGAGGCCCTTTGAAGAACTGCATGTCTCCAtgtttatttaacagaaaatgcGTAATGGAAACTGCTCATATAGTATACAATTGATACATACATTTACACCATTTTCAATAGTATATATGGTtcttgacaacaaaaaaaaagcaatatgaCAGtagttattttttccatttgaatacTGGTGTAAATGTATGACTCAGCGCTAAAAACAATTGCAATTGCAAAATACCCACCAGGCAGGTTTTCCTTTACTTGCAGACTGATGATCATGAAATGATAATATGAGTGCAGAGGATGTTTAAATGTagttggtgtgtgatgtgttgcagGTTAATCATTTTAGTCATgctaattacattcattttacgGCATTGCGACTCTATCAGGCGCGTACAACAAGTGATAAAACATaacatatgtttatatgttgataatattaaaatagttgaaaatatttttcatttttccatatttttatgatgctgacggggggaaaaaatctaatttcataATGCCTGTTTCCCATAAGGCAAGTTGCACAAAATTATTAATCAATGTTCGATTTTTATAAAtctgcatttataaatattaagcAAAGAGAAATGCTTTCCTTCCTGCCTCTCACAGTGACTACTCTGTTCTATTTTCCTATATTTATACTCTGAGACTTCCAGTATGGCATGAAAAACCTACTTTTATTAAACATACagtaggaataaaatattaGCAGGGTATCAATAAACTATGATTGAAAGGTGTGTTGTATTGTGCTGGAAATGATCCCAGAAGTGATTCAAGTGCTCAAAGGCTGTAATGAGTAATAACGCTCATTGAAATACTGTAATTGATAACTAAATAATTACTGACTTGCATTAGAAAGCGTAGAACTACAGTATGAGCTACGAACCATTGACACTCTGAATTAGAGGAGGTTTCGTTCTGAAGATAGTAGTTAAGTCAGATCACAGTTATGACTCTTGTAGATATATCTGGATATCTTTTTAGCAGTTTGTGTAAGAGCATAGAGATGTAATTTTAATAACGCTAGAtgttaaatgtcaaatattCTATGATATCAGTATACCAAAGCATGATTAATAGTTAATAGTACTATCTTCAATTGACCAATATAGTCTTTTTTAAGAGCAGTAACAGAAAAGTGTACTTATGACTGGAAATcagcaattaaaaatacatctgtAATCTGTAATCTCAAATCCCCAGGAAATATGTTGATGTTGGCATGACATTTCCTCATGACCCCTGTGGGAATGAGGCTGTGTCTCTAAATTTGTTAAAAGAAAGGCAAAAGATCAGCATTAGTTTAAGATACCCCTACACATGTCCGAATCAACATACTTGCCTACTATTAAGAATTAAAGTTGTATGCAACTTGCAAACTCAGTAGTAGGAAAGTGTGCTGATTTGGACAAGCCCCAGTTTTCAAAGAGCAACAGATTTGTCATGTGACCTGGGAGAAATGCTAAGTGTAGCAGatgattctgattggctaacaTGACtcctgctgtgtttgggtcagTGTGGCCAACAGGCCAGTCTATTCCCAGCTCATACTGTCAGATGCTGCTTATTTGTCTGACTGCTCATGTTGAAACCAAGGGCCGCTGCTTCCAGACTCCTGAATAGCCATGCCATTGGACATGTGTCGCATCCTCGTTTTCATGGTTGCCATTATCATCAGTAAGTGATTAACATTCTTGTTTGCTCTGAATTCTTCCAAGCTAAAGATTTCACAATTAATTCCActctgtttttcaaatttatgtCAGTGAGAAATCAAGGCAAAGTAGTTATATAATGATTTTCTTATTTgtgaata harbors:
- the LOC135256862 gene encoding GRAM domain-containing protein 2B-like isoform X2 → MMVHERSHGGSTRRTRRDQNLYQNYTVEGGGRLRKVKSKSRLEPMKVESVEDAQLEIQELNKSLSRQTPISSQTIDERGFERSESDVTRSSFIKHNKTFHKIFLDIPEGEELTHAFTCALQKEVLYQGKLFVSDNYVCFYSSVLLKETRVVIHVSNVQAVKKQNTARVVPNALSIHTNEGEKYLFVSLRNREACYKLLCSVCPNVVEKSGQNSPVASSAENGIDPGKDSNSSESSLEDTPNHLDDRNRSVQLKAPLPKLIRTSRTRQSSSTSTDNDESSSDENTEPSWIWSVTEKVKSLLVLRESNNFNLLLCIYLLLVLLLVLTSGYIGLRIMALEEQLSSMGALPEFSLQSGYKDT
- the LOC135256862 gene encoding GRAM domain-containing protein 2B-like isoform X3 codes for the protein MERCWSFRSVKGKPEDCYTVEGGGRLRKVKSKSRLEPMKVESVEDAQLEIQELNKSLSRQTPISSQTIDERGFERSESDVTRSSFIKHNKTFHKIFLDIPEGEELTHAFTCALQKEVLYQGKLFVSDNYVCFYSSVLLKETRVVIHVSNVQAVKKQNTARVVPNALSIHTNEGEKYLFVSLRNREACYKLLCSVCPNVVEKSGQNSPVASSAENGIDPGKDSNSSESSLEDTPNHLDDRNRSVQLKAPLPKLIRTSRTRQSSSTSTDNDESSSDENTEPSWIWSVTEKVKSLLVLRESNNFNLLLCIYLLLVLLLVLTSGYIGLRIMALEEQLSSMGALPEFSLQSGYKDT
- the LOC135256862 gene encoding GRAM domain-containing protein 2B-like isoform X1, with product MVGPGTGVHKSKGETYTVVYQRSSLNNWTLYLVNPQMHTMNLHGKICRKFSLDSACYTVEGGGRLRKVKSKSRLEPMKVESVEDAQLEIQELNKSLSRQTPISSQTIDERGFERSESDVTRSSFIKHNKTFHKIFLDIPEGEELTHAFTCALQKEVLYQGKLFVSDNYVCFYSSVLLKETRVVIHVSNVQAVKKQNTARVVPNALSIHTNEGEKYLFVSLRNREACYKLLCSVCPNVVEKSGQNSPVASSAENGIDPGKDSNSSESSLEDTPNHLDDRNRSVQLKAPLPKLIRTSRTRQSSSTSTDNDESSSDENTEPSWIWSVTEKVKSLLVLRESNNFNLLLCIYLLLVLLLVLTSGYIGLRIMALEEQLSSMGALPEFSLQSGYKDT
- the LOC135256862 gene encoding GRAM domain-containing protein 2B-like isoform X4 gives rise to the protein MKVESVEDAQLEIQELNKSLSRQTPISSQTIDERGFERSESDVTRSSFIKHNKTFHKIFLDIPEGEELTHAFTCALQKEVLYQGKLFVSDNYVCFYSSVLLKETRVVIHVSNVQAVKKQNTARVVPNALSIHTNEGEKYLFVSLRNREACYKLLCSVCPNVVEKSGQNSPVASSAENGIDPGKDSNSSESSLEDTPNHLDDRNRSVQLKAPLPKLIRTSRTRQSSSTSTDNDESSSDENTEPSWIWSVTEKVKSLLVLRESNNFNLLLCIYLLLVLLLVLTSGYIGLRIMALEEQLSSMGALPEFSLQSGYKDT